The following are from one region of the Coffea eugenioides isolate CCC68of chromosome 2, Ceug_1.0, whole genome shotgun sequence genome:
- the LOC113762304 gene encoding probable amidase At4g34880, giving the protein MDAKRQFSLPLKLILFCILGTTGICVSLSSTNIINRQAQFVEDEDFKIEEASIPDIQRAFASKKLTSRQLVDFYLNQIHTLNPVLRGVIEVNPEARDQADEADRIRDSINCNASYSTSLLSDMHGIPVLLKDSINTYDKLNTSAGSYALLGSKVARDAGVVERLRKAGAVILGKSSMSEWYQLRDPRLPSGWCARSGQGLNPYVQGGDPCGSSSGSAISVAANMVAVSLGTETDGSILCPADSNSVVGFKPTVGLTSRAGVIPVSPRQDTIGPICRTVSDAVYVLDAIVGFDPRDHEATKAATKFIPVAGYKQFLNKDGLKGKKLGVLRNPFVNLSNRSNAVPILESHLRTLSQQGATIIDDLEISNTDVILDPFQSGETVAMLAEFKLSLNDYLQGLTESPVRSLGDIIAFNKNNPDLESFGDFDGQDFFIVADFTNGIGEQERKAIELMEKLSGDGFEKLILENDLDAVVTLGSSAARVLAIGGYPGITVPAGYDRDGMPFGMLFAGLKGMEPKLIEIAFAFEEATMIRRPPIYESVEFI; this is encoded by the exons ATGGACGCCAAACGCCAATTTTCTCTGCCATTAAAGCTAATCTTATTCTGTATTTTAGGAACAACAGGAATTTGCGTTAGTCTGAGCAGCACCAATATCATCAACCGGCAAGCCCAGTTTGTGGAGGATGAGGATTTCAAGATTGAAGAAGCCAGCATCCCAGATATCCAGCGGGCCTTCGCCTCAAAAAAGCTCACTTCAAGACAACTGGTTGACTTCTACTTAAACCAGATCCACACCCTTAATCCGGTGCTTCGCGGGGTAATTGAAGTGAACCCGGAAGCTCGAGATCAAGCAGACGAGGCTGATCGTATTCGAGACAGCATCAATTGCAATGCATCATACTCGACGTCCTTGTTGAGTGATATGCATGGAATTCCTGTGCTCCTCAAGGATAGCATCAACACTTATGATAAACTCAATACTAGTGCTGGGTCGTATGCCCTGTTGGGGTCAAAGGTGGCTCGAGATGCCGGGGTGGTGGAACGCCTCAGGAAAGCCGGGGCAGTCATTTTGGGCAAGTCCAGCATGAGCGAGTGGTACCAACTTAGGGACCCGAGGCTCCCCAGTGGCTGGTGTGCTAGAAGTGGCCAGGGTCTG AATCCTTATGTGCAAGGGGGAGATCCTTGTGGATCCAGCAGTGGATCTGCAATATCAGTAGCGGCAAATATGGTGGCCGTTTCACTGGGCACTGAAACAGATGGGTCTATCCTCTGCCCTGCTGATTCCAACTCTGTTGTAGGCTTTAAACCCACTGTTGGACTAACTAGCCGCGCTGGAGTCATACCTGTTTCACCCCGGCAGGACACAATTGG CCCAATATGCAGAACAGTTTCTGATGCTGTTTACGTACTTGATGCAATTGTGGGGTTTGATCCAAGAGACCATGAAGCGACAAAAGCAGCTACCAAGTTCATTCCTGTTGCTGGCTATAAGCAATTCCTCAACAAAGATGGGCTCAAAGGGAAGAAATTGGGTGTGCTAAGAAATCCCTTTGTCAACCTTTCGAATAGGTCCAATGCTGTTCCAATTCTTGAGAGTCATTTGCGCACATTAAG CCAGCAAGGTGCAACTattattgatgatttggagATATCCAATACTGATGTCATTTTAGACCCATTTCAAAGTGGTGAGACTGTAGCAATGCTGGCTGAATTTAAGCTCTCCCTCAACGATTATCTGCAAGGCCTGACTGAATCCCCTGTGCGGTCGTTGGGTGACATTATAGCATTCAACAAAAACAATCCGGATTTG GAGAGTTTTGGTGACTTTGATGGTCAAGATTTTTTCATTGTAGCGGACTTCACAAATGGGATTGGTGAGCAAGAAAGGAAGGCAATAGAGTTGATGGAAAAGTTGTCAGGAGACGGCTTCGAGAAATTGATTTTGGAGAATGATTTAGATGCGGTGGTGACATTAGGTTCATCAGCAGCAAGAGTTTTGGCAATTGGAGGGTATCCTGGAATCACTGTGCCTGCCGGCTATGATAGAGATGGGATGCCGTTTGGGATGCTTTTTGCTGGTTTGAAGGGGATGGAGCCGAAGCTAATTGAGATAGCTTTTGCTTTTGAAGAAGCTACCATGATCCGCAGGCCTCCCATCTACGAATCGgttgaatttatttga